Proteins encoded by one window of Kwoniella dejecticola CBS 10117 chromosome 9, complete sequence:
- a CDS encoding pre-mRNA-splicing factor CWC24: MAAPLVQFKKGPSRRPVQSRKRSASPTADSDIASSSTSVIRPEKKNIANPLVQGTKRRRDLNGDEEANTDGGLDDLEYRADEGLTRRGDELATRSNDWDLEVGEDVLKEKKLKLNEDGELDVDDGLYRGNSNYLPTINKTREQLNAKMKTGPIKATSHVRTITVMDYQPDVCKDYKETGFCGYGDSCKFLHDRGDYLAGWQMDNLDATQQAIVEEEDEEEEVPFACLICRQPFTNPVVTKCGHYFCMNCATKRFIKSPKCYACGAPTSGIFNTADKILAKMEARNKAKREAKGIVDEEDGDGIEIGGGSGSDSENDQDEEED; the protein is encoded by the exons ATGGCCGCACCTTTGGTCCAGTTCAAAAAAGGGCCTTCCCGACGCCCTGTTCAATCCCGCAAACGATCCGCATCGCCCACCGCAGATTCCGACATcgcttcctcatccacatcGGTGATACGcccggagaagaagaacatcgCGAACCCGCTCGTCCAAGGCACCAAGCGTCGGCGAGATCTCAAcggggacgaagaagccaacACCGACGGAGGGCTGGACGATCTAGAATATCGAGCCGATGAGGGGTTGACCAGGAGGGGGGACGAGCTAGCTACTCGATCAAATGACTGGGATTTGGAAGTTGGTGAAGATgtgctgaaggagaagaaattgaaatTGAATGAG GATGGAGAATtagatgtagatgatggTCTATATAGGGGTAATTCGAACTACCTACCGACGATAAATAAGACTCGCGAACAGCTGAATGCCAAGATGAAGACCGGTCCGATTAAGGCCACTTCCCATGTTAGGACGATCACGGTGATGGATTATCAACCGGACGTGTGCAAAGATTACAAGGAGACGGGGTTCTGCGGATATGGCGATTCGTGCAAATTCTTACATGACCGAGGAGATTATCTGGCGGGCTGGCAGATGGATAATCTCGATGCGACACAACAAGCTATcgtagaagaggaagatgaagaagaggaggtgcCATTTGCGTGTCTAATATGCAGGCAACCGTTCACTAATCCGGTGGTCACAAAATGCGGTCATTATTTCTGTATGAA CTGCGCAACGAAACGATTTATCAAGTCGCCCAAATGTTATGCTTGCGGCGCGCCGACTTCGGGTATCTTCAATACCGCTGATAAGATCTTAGCCAAGATGGAGGCGCGGAATAAAGCTAAGCGAGAGGCGAAGGGTAtcgtcgatgaggaggatggcgATGGAATAGAGATTGGCGGTGGCAGTGGCAGTGATAGTGAGAATGaccaggatgaagaggaggattaG